The Capsicum annuum cultivar UCD-10X-F1 chromosome 1, UCD10Xv1.1, whole genome shotgun sequence sequence AGATCATCGTTTTTCAAAGGGATATCAGGCAACAGATCATCCTTATTTAAAGGGCTATGAGgcaacagatcatcctttttaaaagggatattcgctaagaaatttcttagtcaTTCAGCCTCAGTACCAGCTAACTCCAGAGCCACAAACTCTGACTCCATAGTTGATCTAGCAATGATCGTCTACTTAGCTGATTTTCATGATACTGCATCGCCACCAAGCGTGAACACATAACCACTAGTGGATTTTGTCTCGTCTGAATCAGAGATCCAATTGCATCACAATACCCTTCTAAAGTAAAAAGAAATCCACTATACAAGATACCATAATTCACAGAtcctttcaaatatttcatcaatcgAGTTAATGCACATCAATGTTCATTattgggattatgagtatatctactcaatctacacACAGCATAGGTTATATCAGGCctagtaaaattcattaaatgcatTAAACTCCCAATGATCTGTGCATACTTAGACTGAGCAACTAGGTcttcattattcttttttaatttagaattagcatcataaggagtggctacagGAGTTACCTCTCAACATTCAAACTTCTTTAGAAGTGTTTCCACATAATGTTGTTGTGACAACATTATACCATCTTCACTCCTTATAACTTTAATTCCCAATATCATATTCACTTCACCCAGATCTTTCATGTCAaagttagtagacaaaaataatttagtacgtttcataatatttatacatgtaccaaatataagcatgtcatcaacatataaacaaaTTATCACAACATCACTATCTACTACTTTTGTATAAACACACTTATCTAcctcaatagaagaaaaaccgTCTTTTATAaagacttgatcaaatttctcatgccactgtttaggagcttgtttaaggccataaagagacttagttaatttacaaactttattttcttctccaGAAATCACACATCCTTCAGGTTGaatcatataaatttcttcttctaaatcaccatttaagaaagctttttttacatccatttgatggataaacAATTTATGAATTGATGTTAAAGCAATTAATATTCGAATAGAAGCAATTCTTGTTACCggtgcaaatgtatcaaaataatcaacattttgcttttgagaaaatcctttagctactaaccgagctttatatttatctaaagatcCATCTGCATTAAGTTTCTTTTTAAATATCCATTTACAACCAATCGATTTTGCACCAGAAGGTAAACTAGTTAAAACCCAagtattatttttcacaattgtatccagttcaatttttattacctctttccaaaatttagcatcagaagaagatacagcttcaaaataatttaatggttcattatcaacaagaaaagtctgaaaatcatttccataagaaaaatactcttttctaggccttttactccttcgcagttcctcaatattagaggtggatttgttttctctttcaacaggtgcatgagagattttatcacacaatgaaaaaatatgttcaaagaattcagcatttttTATCTCAATTAGAGTATTTACATCAAGTACATCACTTTTCAAGACAAGAAATCTGTATGCAGCACTATGTTCGACATATCCAataagcatgcaatcagcagTTTTTGAACCTATTTTCCTCTTCTTAGGTTCAGGAAGAAGAACTTTAGCAAGACAAccccacacttttaaatattttaaattaggcttatAATCTTTTCACAACTCATAAGGGGTATTGCTAGTTCTTTTATGAGGAACTCTATTCTGTAAATGACATGCAGACAAAATAGCTTCACCCCACAAATTATCAGGTGCACAAGAGCTAATTagcatagaattcatcatttctttcaatgtCTTATTCTTTCTCTCAGCTACACCATTTGACTCAGGAGAATAAGGCGGAGTAACTTCATGAATAAtaccttctttttcacaaaatccattcaaagatacatattctccacctctatcagatctaattctcttgatttttctactaagctgattttcaacttcagatttATAAGACACAAAAGCATTAAATGcatcatccttatttctaagcagatacaacttagtaaatctagagaaatcatcaataaaagtcacataatatcttttaccacctctagtcatagtttgttttaaatcacTCAAATCAGTGTGGACCAAAGATAACAATTCAGATTCTTTATTAACAGAAAAACAtgactttttagtaattttagattcagcacatatttcacatttatcaaaattacttaaattcaaaccaaaaattaaaccaaaagattGCATATTCTTTacatatttaatattaacatgtcctaatctagcatgccataaagaaatagactcaaCCATATAAGTAGAAGCTGATGCATTATCATTTACAGTATTAAGTACATAAAGTCAATGGTTACAATAGCCTTTTCCCACGAAtacattattttttgttaaaataaccTTATTAGATTCTAGACACACTTTTATTCTAGCTTTATCCAGTAAGGCCACAAAAATCAAATTTGCTGCATTGTAGGAACATGCAGCACATCAATAAGGGATAAAGTTTTTCCCAAAGTGAATTTTAGGAGAACTTTACCCTTACCCAGAACTTTTGCAGTTGTTGAGTCATCAAGGTAGACTTTTTCACTATCATCTCCTATTGATGTATAGGAGGCAAATCTTCTCGATTTATACAAATATGTCGAGTTGCCCCAGAGTCTACCACCCATTCTTTTTCATGTTCCACCATATTTACTTGAGAAATAACAGCTGCAATTATTTCATCTCCTTCATCTAAATTATCTTTGGGAggatttcttatttctttgttaTCTCCTACTCTGTGCCTACACTAAGCTGTATAATGACCTGGTTTTTCACATATAAAACAAGagccttttcttttcttaaaattggaATTAAAATGCTTGTAACCTTGAGACTTATTATCATACCTTCTGTTGTTGTTGTGTTGACCTTGTACCAAATTTGCTTTAAGCGCAACCTGCTTAACTTTGAATGACTCCTTCCTGTTGGTATCTTCAATTAAAATATGAGTTATTATTTCCTCAATTGTAAAATTTTCTAccatagtttcttagattgttggggaataaagaaaaataatactactATACAACTGTgaacaaaatattattttgataatattaacAGTACAATAGAACTGTGTATATATAGTTATTATACTTAAGCCGTGCTGGgactgtcctaagaaactatttcagcagtgtgaaatatttttccaggattaaacaagcacttctCTAAATATTTAGAGGATAcagaaatcaacaaaattattaatacaaataccaacaagttAATTTGAAAAATGATAACTAATAATAAGGATTGTATAATAGTAATGGAGAAGTAACTGAAATGGAAAAGAAGAATGATTTAAACAAAGTGTGTGTTATTGTTTTTTCTCTCTACttcataacatacaaagaagcatacatatatataggcaAAATAATGAATATGCTTCCTACTAGATTATAACAAGTGTTAGTACACTTGTTTTTTTATCAATGGAAAGTTGCTTCTTTTGCTATTATTGATACACATATTATACTAAATGTTAAGAAAGAATCATACTCCTTTCAAGATTATATAAGTGTCATACCATGTGTTTTGATTCAATAGAGTAATACAACTTTGGCTCTTTTCCATACACCTACATAGTCAAATGGCAAATTTAAAAACATTATGTAACACCTCTTATTTTccatgacaatgattttttttattttttttttcaaataataattattttgaaataaacgATAATTTTTCCTACGCCAACGAGGTCAACCCTTCAAACACGTGTTTACACTCGGTAATAAGCACATTGGTATTCAACCTCAAGTCACTAGCCAATGCATCGTTGAAAGTATCACTTAGTACTTTGTGTTGTTCTTTCCCAATGTAATCCCAGAAAGATTTACCATGAGTGGTATGAAAAGCGGTAGGAGAATCATTTTGGAACCAAGCACCTAACTCAGACCATGCTTTTGAAAGGACTGGATCATGGTTGAGAAGCAAGATTGACCTAAGATTGAAGGGCTCATTTTTCGCAAGAAGGCGACTAGCTAGTGTAAGAGAAAAGTGATCTTCATGTTGATTTAGGAATCCAGATTGCACTGAAAAGCGCATTAAAATGGACAACAAGGAAATCTTTGAAGGATTAATGACAGAAAGTTCAGTAGAAAGATCATCAAGGCACATGGGTTTACCATGTTTGTAAAGGACATCAAGAATGCCTAGTTGAAGTGCACATCTTACTGCCGAAGAACttataaaatcaaaaatataattccAAATTTGAGCTTGAGCATGAAGAAGCTCAGTGGAAGTACTCTCGCTGGTTGTCATTTCTAATAAACTTTGTTTAGCTCTGTCAACTAAAGCCACCAAGGGCGCCACAAATATTTATCGAACTATAAATGAGATTAATCTAAGTAATTGAAAAGACGTTTACAACGGAAAAGTTAGCAGTAGCAAAAGCTATTTTAATAACTCTAATTTATCACGTGGGAGATCACGATTTTTAGATTCTTTTGCCTATAGAACACCTGAGTGCTACTTAATTAAATGTCCTAATTTTATTAAATGAGTTCAAGCCATACTTTTGGGCCTAAAATATCCTCAAATacatttcaatatatttttattcagtcTTTAAACATTAAGAAAAGTCATAAGccacataatttatttttagacaTAAATTTAAGTAACTAGTGTTAGGCTAGATTTAAGGCGATAAAGATCATTAGTTTGTGTTAGGCGACATTTTAGGCCGCTCAGTTTTTATAACGTGTGAAACATATGTTGGGGCTTATAGTAAGGTTTTATCCCGTATGGTAATTATTATTTGGCTCTaattgtaactataatcattttTATGCTAAAAAACTACAATGCATATTTATAGTTACATAATCTTGTCAAttcattttgataaaatttattcgcaacagatatttttatgaaatcatAAATTCATTGCTCAGATATATTCTAGAAAATATTAACCAATATAAAATACAAGTAGCATTTCTTTTTCCAATTTGCAATGTTCTTTTATCTTGTTAAATATGCTCTCCCACAATGTGAACCCCTCCAATTATTTCTCTGAGTCTCACATTTGCGTTGTTGTATTTCGAGAAAAGAACCAAAATAGTCTCTTAAGATTGGATAATAACTCAAAATAATCCCTCATATAAACATTGTCATAATTAGTCCTTCATGTTTTCGGAGATGGGCACTTAAGATCCTACTGATGGAATCTGTTAATTACTACTCCCCCGTCCCATTTTACTAgtctcaaatttcctaatttgatttctcactttaattgtcatttttcattaatcaagacaagataattttttttcttttttacccttagtattaattagtttatctccaaattaaaatataaacatcatttaataagggtacTATGATAAAGTAATcatattattaattgtttttcttaatcaatgtgcatTGTCaaattgggacgagtaaaatgggaaATGTGCAATGTCAAATTGGGACGAATAAAATGGGACGCAGGGAGTATAATACAACCTCTTCCTTAAAAGAACATACCAGCTCTTTCTTAAGAGTTGTAAATTCAAACATTTGCAGAGAGAGAATCATCCGCCATTTTAAACAACAGAATGGACTACTTTCATGAATGCAAGATAGAAGATACTCTCAGCGGTGTTCTTTTAAGTACTTTCAGCTAAAACTGTCAGTC is a genomic window containing:
- the LOC107856562 gene encoding trans-resveratrol di-O-methyltransferase-like, which codes for MTTSESTSTELLHAQAQIWNYIFDFISSSAVRCALQLGILDVLYKHGKPMCLDDLSTELSVINPSKISLLSILMRFSVQSGFLNQHEDHFSLTLASRLLAKNEPFNLRSILLLNHDPVLSKAWSELGAWFQNDSPTAFHTTHGKSFWDYIGKEQHKVLSDTFNDALASDLRLNTNVLITECKHVYGKEPKLYYSIESKHMVYGKESKLYYSIESKHMANLKGGGNLKFVAGDMFNNIPHANVILLKWVLHDWRDEYCVKILEKCRESIPSREKGGKVIIIDTVLEDPKQSNEFVRAQYNMDMLMMPSFCAKERTIKQTHYNYDL